In the Nomascus leucogenys isolate Asia chromosome 5, Asia_NLE_v1, whole genome shotgun sequence genome, one interval contains:
- the LOC100593778 gene encoding LOW QUALITY PROTEIN: alpha-enolase (The sequence of the model RefSeq protein was modified relative to this genomic sequence to represent the inferred CDS: inserted 3 bases in 2 codons; substituted 1 base at 1 genomic stop codon) → MSILKIHAREIFDSRGNPSVEVDLFTSEGLFRAGVPSDASTGICEVLELQDYDETHYMGKGVSKAVEAINKTIAPALVSKKLSITEQEKIDKLMIEMDGTENKSKFGANAILGMSLAACKASAAEKGVPLYHHIADLSGNSKVILLVPAFSVISGSSHAVNNLAMQEFTVLPVSAANFREAMPIGAEVYHNLKNVIKEKYGNDATSVGDGGTFAPNILENKEGLELLKTAIGKAGYTDKVIIGMDVAASXFFRSGKYDLEXSPDYLADLYKFFINNYPVVSIEDPFDQDDWGAWQKFMASAGIRVVGDDLTVTNPKRTAKAVNEKKCNCLLLKVNQIRSVTESLQACKLAQANGWRVMVPHCSGETENTFIADLVVGLCPGQLKTGAPCXSERLAKDNQLLRIEEELRSKAKFAGRNFRNPPAK, encoded by the exons ATGTCTATTCTCAAGATCCATGCCAGGGAGATCTTTGACTCTCGTGGGAATCCCTCTGTTGAGGTTGATCTCTTCACCTCAGAAGGTCTCTTCAGAGCTGGTGTGCCCAGTGATGCTTCAACTGGTATCTGTGAGGTCCTAGAGCTCCAGGACTATGATGAGACTCACTATATGGGGAAGGGTGTCTCAAAGGCTGTTGAGGCCATCAATAAAACTATTGCACCTGCCCTGGTTAGCAAGAAACTGAGCATCACAGAACAAGAGAAGATTGACAAACTGATGATCGAGATGGatggaacagaaaataaatctaaatttGGTGCGAACGCCATTCTGGGGATGTCCCTCGCCGCCTGCAAAGCTAGTGCTGCTGAGAAGGGGGTTCCCTTGTACCACCACATCGCCGACTTGTCTGGCAACTCCAAAGTCATCTTGCTAGTCCCGGCATTCAGTGTCATCAGTGGCAGTTCTCATGCTGTCAACAATCTGGCTATGCAGGAGTTCACGGTCCTCCCAGTCAGTGCAGCAAACTTCAGGGAAGCCATGCCCATTGGAGCAGAGGTTTACCACAACCTGAAGAATGTCATCAAGGAGAAATATGGGAACGATGCCACCAGTGTGGGGGATGGAGGCACGTTTGCTCCCAACATCCTGGAGAATAAAGAAGGTCTGGAGCTGCTGAAGACTGCGATTGGGAAAGCTGGCTACACGGATAAGGTGATCATCGGCATGGACGTAGCGGCCTC GTTCTTCAGGTCTGGGAAGTATGACCTGG TCTCACCTGACTATCTGGCTGACCTGTACAAGTTCTTCATCAATAACTACCCAGTGGTGTCTATCGAAGATCCCTTTGACCAGGATGACTGGGGAGCTTGGCAGAAGTTCATGGCCAGTGCAGGAATCCGGGTAGTGGGGGATGATCTCACAGTGACCAACCCAAAGAGGACAGCCAAGGCCGTGAATGAGAAGAAGTGCAACTGCCTCCTGCTCAAAGTGAACCAGATTCGCTCCGTGACTGAGTCCCTTCAGGCGTGCAAGCTGGCCCAGGCCAATGGTTGGCGTGTCATGGTGCCTCATTGTTCTGGGGAGACTGAAAATACCTTCATCGCTGACCTGGTGGTGGGGCTGTGCCCTGGGCAGCTCAAGACTGGTGCCCCTTGCTGATCTGAGCGCTTGGCCAAGGACAACCAGCTCCTCAGAATTGAAGAGGAGCTGCGCAGCAAGGCTAAGTTTGCCGGCAGGAACTTCAGAAACCCCCCAGCCAAGTAA